TCCCGACGCGAGAGACTGCGGCCTCTCCTCCGATACGCCTCGCGTTTCCTCTCGGAGGCCGGTTTTTTCCTCCCGATTCGTTTCTCGCGGAGGAGCTCGAACGGAATTCGAGCAGAATAATCCCGTCGCTTGCTGGTAAACAGCGAAAAAAATCTGCGCGACCGATGATGGGAGCTTCCGCGAACTCGTTCGAGATCGTGCTCGCCGAGGAAAAAAAAGTGAAAGTCCATCATCGACGATCGCGCGagaagaagagcagagaagacaaGACAGGAGAAGAGGCGAGAAGAGAAGAGGCATTCCGCTCGAGGAGAACGCTCGGCGACGCGTTACGAGTTACGAGCCGATCGCGCGGAATCGCTTCCGCGTGCTCGCTTGCGAAACACGCTCGCTCGGCTTCGACCTACGAGGCTGCCACGCCATGCCACGCCATGGCGTGCCGCACCGCCATAAGAAACCCAACTGCCTCGTGAATGTCAGAGCCAATGATCGCGCGCGCCGCATGCTCGACGAGCACCGATTGTTCCGCGCGATTTTATTCGGCGGTGCCTCGCAGTCGTTTCTCGCTTCTCGCCGGCTCTGGCAACGATTTTCTTTCGATCGGAGAACCTGAAAAAACGGTCCAAAAATTTGGTGAACCCCCAAGGTTGCACGGAGAACGATGAGAACCGATAGAGTTTTCCAGGAAACCCGCGAACTATCGCGATCATGGTCGCCAACGGAATCGCGGAATCCTTCGGAGGCGAATTTCATTTTCCAGCGGTCCCCCCGAGAGGCCAATAGAATTTtctaacgacgcctcggagtcCGACGTGATTTTATACCAATCCTTATACGCTAAAAGCATTTTCTGGCGAACATTGTGACCCCTCGAAACCGCTCGGTCGCGCGTCTGCAAGGACGTTTAAAGATCCCCGAGAGTGCGAAATAATTTTCCGGCGAACATCGCTGCGCGGAACTACGCGCGAAAAGTTTCTACGCCATCGAATTATTTTCCAATTACGCTGGCATAATCTTCGGACTGCCACCACCTCACCGTCCCCTTGCCACGGACATCGCGTATTGTTTCGAACGATGCAGCTTCTGCATTGTCCAACGTCGGAGTTACAATTGTAAGTGATACGCGCGCCGAGAGCCCGGCGTATTTCGAAACACGCTATAATACCGAAAAGGTATCGAATGGTTAATTACAGGAGGCTCGCTACGGAGAGCTCGCTACGGAGAAACAATAAACTGTTTGCCACGCGATGAACATCTGTCGCTTTTGCAGCCGGATAACAAGCCTCGGTGTGCGCGTCCTCGCATTACAAACGATATTCGCAAGGCCGGCCACGGGCTTATTACGTGCCCTTCCAGCTCGAAAATGCGCCGATCGAACACAGACGAGGACGCTCGTCGCGAATTACCGAATGAATTTTAATCGGGACGCGCGACAAAAAGAACGTGTCTGTCATTTCGTATCAACCGTCGGCCGCCTAAACGGAGCTTATGCCTCTCGGGCACGATCGAAATACCAACGGAATTATTATCGGCGTCTATTCGATGTGCCTAGTAATTTCAGAGTCGCTGGCTAAGCGCTAAAAATATTGCTCGATTAATAGCGTAAATTCCGACACTCTGATTTCACATCAATTCGGAGAATTTACGAAAATGTTAAGATTCTATTTGCGAGAAGAAATGGGATTACTCTCATCTAGATCGAGTTTGCAAACAGAATTTGCGATTTGCCGAGAGATTTTTGTTTTCGTAGAAGGGATAATCCGATGAATTTGGAGAGAGAAAAAGGTGTTGAACAATAGCTTCGTGGCTGCATAGCCAGCGAGTGGGACGCTCGCAGTCGTTCGATGACCTCGCAGGCGAGAGGAGAATCGCTCTTCTCGGGTTTTCACCGATACCTTAGAAAGTTACTCCGGGTGGGAGTGAACCAGGCAGCCTTGAAAATCGTCCGCGGCGCGCTCGAAAAGATGTCACGGACGATATGCCTCGAATTTCGAATGTAAATCGAAAAATATGGCGGGTGTCGTCGAATATCAATCGCTTCGGGTGCCCGCCGCGAACCGAATCGATCGCGTCGAAAAATTCTCCGTCGTGATTTTCAAAGCGCCTCGGAACTCCAAAAACACCATTATAAATTCGCAAATAATTCGCCGTTCGACCTTTAACATCGTTCGGCACTCGTCCCCTTCCGTCGACGGCTGCCGCAAACCTCGAGATCGATCGAATCCGAATTCTTTTCCGTCGATTCCACTTTCGGAAGCACGGCGGGAAACTTCGTTCTAATTAACGGTCGAGACAAAACTCTCGCTGAAAAATCGCGAATACGATTTCCGATCGCGTCGAGCATTGAATTTTACCCCTTTGATTTCGGCCAATCGGATTTCTAACAAACGAATTCCACCCCGCCGCGGCTTTAAGAACCGCGAAATGCAACGAACACGTAACATTCGAAAGCTTTCGACTCGCTGAAGCCTAACGCTCGCTTCGACAGCGACAGTCAAAGACCGTTGGATCCCTTTTTACGGTGGAAATGGGTTAAACGTTCGGTCACAAAGACACGGGAGAAGTTCTGATGTCTTCGACGCGTGAAAGCCATCGAAGAGCCCTGTTTTGTTTTGTTTCTCGTGGCCGCCCGACGTTTCTCCCCGTTTTCAGTCTCGAATATCCTTCGGGAGACGCGTTTCCCGAGCTTTATTTTCAAACAGCTCTTTTTATACCAACGCAGCACTCGCGTCGTCTTTTTAGAATCGTTTCAGCCCTTTCAAAAATTACTCGGCGACGAGGAAATATTCGTCCGAATCGTTCGATCCGCGTTGCAAAATATTCGAAACACCGGCGTTCTGCTCGGAGATCGTTTTTAACAATCGAGTTACAGTAGCTTCGCGTTACGACGTGCAAAACGATGCAATTTTTTTCCGCTTATGTAGATCGAAGGGATTTCTACGAGACGTTCTCGCGTTTCCCGCAATTTGTCCGAGAAATATTGCATAAATGACCGCGGTGTAGGTACAACGCTGGAACGACTTGGAAACCCGACGGAAGAgaccgaggcgaggcgagacgtTATACAGCGAAGATAACGCCGGGTTAGGTCAGACAGGATGATCCCGCCATAGCAACGATCCGCAAACATCCTCAGGGACCGGAAGCAGCTGGTCCCCGAACGAGTTTCCTCCTCGAAAACGCGTTGCTCGTAAAGCAGAGCCCGTCTTTCGCAGCTTATCGAGCGAATCTGGCGTCTTTAATATCGCCGGCAGCCGAGTCGAAATCGATCGCGCCTCTGGAAGGGCCGCAGAGGGCTGCCCAGCAATATTAGAAACCGTCACGCTAAGAAAATATCTCCGGTATCTACGTATGTATCTCGGCGACAACCGGAAATTTATCGGCGATATTTTTCCCcgtccagagagagagagagagagagagagagagagagagagagagagagagagagagagagagtatcgaCCCTCGGTTTTCCATTGGGAGACGCGGTGTCTCGCCCATTTCGCAGCCGTTCCTTTCCACCTTCTTCCGCCGGCACCATTCTCCTCCTTTCTCTTCGgttccttttaatttttctgCCTCTCGTTCCGCGTCCCTCGCCCCTCCTTCCGCCCATTGTGTTCCggtttcctctctctctctctctctctctctctctctctctctctttcactcggAGTTTCCCTAACTCGAACGCGAAAACGATTTATACCGGTCCCCTTTCTTCCCTTTTCGAGGCGGAGAACGGTCACTCGAATAATTAGCCCTGTTTCGGGGTCACTTAATTACCCGGGAACGACGCGGGCCTCCGGAGAACCTGCTAGGAAAATGGGTCGTTCTCGGAAAACGCGGAGAGGGATCGCAAGTTCAGGGTCGTTGCTTGGTACCTCGAGGAGACCGAGTTAGACGGGGCTGGATCTCTCTCTGCAGTTTTCTCGGTGGGGGCAGGGGAGGGTCGTTCCTTCCACGAGTTTGCCCGCGTTTCTTCCGCGCCGAGTCGAGAGGACGTGTCTACGTTCGAAATGGTTCTGCCATTTGTTCGACGCAAAGCCGACGCGACGACCCGCAAATTCATTCTCGGCTCAGGGGAACCTGGCCTAAACGCGTGTTTGCCTTCGATTCGGCGCCGCGTACGCGTAAGTGCAACGCGAATCCACTTATGGTAAAACTGGACGTGCGAAATATAGAACAGCGAAAACAGAAGAATGCCAGAATCTCGTTAGACTACTTTCGGTCGACCGAGTCTACAAGAGAAGTAGGCGCAGCTTTATTCGACGCAGGCGAGCTTTGTTTAGCGCGAAGGTTCGCAGACAGAGCAACGAGGCGCCGATCGCTTTATCTGGCAGCGGCGGAGCGTAATCGGGCCGAAAAGCGCGGAGGAAAGTTCGGAGCCTGTTATTCCGCTCGAGTTTGCGGCCGCGCGGCCACCTCGACGACGTGTCATCTTTTAGCGCGACACCCGATATTTATTACAAGGACTAGCTCTCGAGACGCGTAGACCCGTTTCatatcggatcggatcggtgCGAGAGCGACGGATACGGTGCCGCGCGACGGTGAAAGTGCGGCTTTTAAGCGATTCGCGCCGAGCGGGACGCGTATATCGTTTCAGAAAGCAGATACTTGTGCGAGTCTCTATCCCAGAAGCGGAGTGCTGAGAGACACTCGGAGCTTGATTTACAATTTACAGAGTCTGCTCGAGACGACGGCCACGATCCTGCGCCGCGGCGCCACGGAATATACCGGccctcgtcgacgtcgtcgtcgtcgttgcatTCGAATGGAACCCGCCGACcgtcggcgacgcgacgcgacgcccggCAACGTGACCCGCAAGCCGAGCGGTTTGCGTTAGGGAATTTGAAAAGCGTGAAATTACTCGGAACTTTGTAAATTACAAGCGCACGAACGGCCCCGCCCACGCCGATGCTGATCGCGGATTATTCGTCGCAGAGAGCGTCGTTTGTCAGGCACAAAAATCACTTTAGCGCGTTCGCCGCTTATGCATTGTCCGGCCGCGTTGTCGAAACGTTTCATTAAATGCGAGTTTTGGAAATTGTTGGATTAACTTTATTGGTAAAAAATATTCTGCTTGAATTTAACCTCGAGCCGCGTAGACGCTTTAGCACACGAAGCGGAAAGGTGCGCGCACAGATTGCTTCGCGATACGCGCTGTCTTCGGCGGTTGCAAGCCGAAAAGTAGGCAACCTTGAGCTACGCGTCGTTTTTTATCGAAACCCCATGAAGTCCTAATGCCTGCGCAGATACCGTCTGGTGTTCGTATCGGTCATGTTATTGTTATCAAGATTGATATTCTTGAGCGCCGGGAGTCCCAAGAACGCGTCAGGGTCCACCTGACCGATCCTGTTGTTGGACAGATCGATCTTCTTCAGCTGGGTCAATCCGGCGAGCCAGCCAGCCTCGACGCGAGTCAATTGATTCTTTCTGAGGTCCAGCTCCTCCAGCTGTCCCAGATCGGCGAAAGCGCCGGCTTCGATGCTGGCGATCCGATTCATCTGTAACTTGAGAATCCTGAGAGCGGTCAGACCCTTGAAGTCCTTCGCGGAGACGCTGGTCAGCTGGTTCTCCTCCAGGAAGAGTCCGTCGAGCTGACGGAGGCCCTTGAAAGTGCCGGGCTGGATGGACGTCAGTCGATTGTTCTCCAGATGAAGGCGTTGCAAGTCGGGCGTGTGGCCGAAGCTGCCGGGCTCTATGTTGGCGATTTTGTTGTCGTTCAGCCAGAGGAAGTACAGGGAAGAGGTCAGCCCGGACAGAGAGTCTTTGGCGATCGCTTCGATGTCGTTGTGGCCGAGGTACAGCCACATCAGGTTCCCCAGGCCGGCGAACGAGTCCTTGGGAACGGAATTGATCTTGTTAAAGATCAAGGAC
This genomic stretch from Megalopta genalis isolate 19385.01 chromosome 5, iyMegGena1_principal, whole genome shotgun sequence harbors:
- the LOC117227509 gene encoding uncharacterized protein LOC117227509 codes for the protein MSGIVRSSLIVLAIASVSWATDQDPTCVHPSGYTVCHRKGVLVDVTQQESEDRLEIDDLDLLAVKEGAFKNLKTRRLSFGLGNKISVLKRESFAGLKKLERLDMDSNVVSLSPNLFAELTQLKSLSLIFNKINSVPKDSFAGLGNLMWLYLGHNDIEAIAKDSLSGLTSSLYFLWLNDNKIANIEPGSFGHTPDLQRLHLENNRLTSIQPGTFKGLRQLDGLFLEENQLTSVSAKDFKGLTALRILKLQMNRIASIEAGAFADLGQLEELDLRKNQLTRVEAGWLAGLTQLKKIDLSNNRIGQVDPDAFLGLPALKNINLDNNNMTDTNTRRYLRRH